The DNA window ctaagacggttgattgcatcttcattggatatgcacttaacagtagtgcatatcgatttgttgttcacaagtctgaaatattaACTATCACattaggaacaacaattgagtcgaggaatgttgtatttctcgaaaatacatttccttgcaaagacaaggaaaaagtctcaaccaattctgagacaagaattgaagaagccactagttctaaacaagtggaagaagaagccactagttctaaatcagcagatgcggaacctgaatcgcgcaagcgtgcaaggaccgatccaaaagatacaatactaagacgtggtaatagagtcagaacaccaaaaacttttggtcctgactacattgctttcatgttggatgaagaaccaacatcgataaaagtagcctttgctggcccagacgggctgcattggagagaagctgttcaaagcgaaattgattcaattttgctaaaccacacatgggtgttggttgatttgcccgaaggtactaaacctttaggatgcaaatgggttcttaaaagaaagtttaaggccgatggaacagttgataagtataaagcccgattagtagtaaagggttttaaacaaaaggaaggacatgacttcttcgatacctattcacctgtaacaaggattacatctatacgagtgcttctcgctattgctgcattgcacaatcttgagattcatcaaatggatgtaaagaccgcgtttctaaatggtgaactagaagatgaaatctatatggaacaacccgaagggtttgtagtacctggacaagagaaaaaggtatgcaagctcgtaaagtccctatatggattgaaacaagcgccattgcaatggcacttgaagtttgataatgtgatgttatcaaatgggtttaaaatcaacgagtgcgataaatgtgtctacatcaagagcactaataacggtcatgttatagtgtgtctctacgttgatgatatgttaatcttgggtagcaacactcaagtaattaacgatacaaaggccatgttaaagagaaactttgacatgaaagacatgggtctagccgatgtaattcttggaatgaagattctaagaacgaatgatggaatcatcttaacacaatcacattatgttgagaagatattgaataaattcaaagcctatgatggcgcgccggttaagactccaattgaactcgacgttcacttgagaaaaaacaaaggcgagcccgttgcacaagaagagtatgcacgggtcatcgggtgcattatgtacttgactaattgcactcgacctgacattgcttgtgtcgtgaacaagttgagtcgttacacgagcaatccaagcaaagagcattggagagctcttgtgagggttttgagatatttaaaacacactcaaaatcttgggctacacttctcgagataccccccggtacttgaagggtactgtgatgccaattggatatccgataatagagactcactttcaacaagtggatatgtctttactattgggggtggtgctgtatcgtggaaatccacaaaacagacctgtatagcccgatcaacaatggaatcggagttcattgccttggataaggctggtgaggaagccgagtggcttaagaacttccttgaagacattccatgttggtctaagccagtgccaccagtgttgatccactgcgatagccaagcagctattggaagggcaaacaatggcttctataacggtaagtctcgacatatacgtcgacgacataacaccgtgagacatttgatcacaacaggggtgattacaattgactatgtgaagtcaatagataatctagcggatccgctaaccaaagggttaaaccgtgatcaaatgaataagttgctagagggaatgggtttgaaatccacaaactaaagaattatcatagtggtaacccaaccatgatgactggatatcccaagaacttggttcaaagggacaactaagctatgagagttcatgagaaacactcaactatatctattccctagagagcaatagagtgttggagagcttgcctagtggtaaaggctaagtctatgacttttaatggttcttaaggatctcaaagagatggaattctcaaagagaccaagtatggcaaggtacttgactaagaatcacctatgtaagtgcgaagtgtggtcgcttcataaaaaacgcacttatgaatccaaagtggtgtccaagaccgcaatggacacaaaacgtgagaacggatgaggttgaggtgtttaagcgttaacaccattgtctcggtgcacaccgtgggggattagttcaaagcatcgcgctactaagccgcctgtgtatccgatggtgtcgactatggagggttcaaagtcaacaactacctatccttatgcttatataactctcgagggttgagcttgtgtctgcatgcatatgcattcggctatttccactcatgtgggggattgtagaaatcatggtattaaatatgcccggtcaatggattttgaccaaataataaatgtgacgagacatttaattttgtgaaattaaatgacatagcgtcgatctacattttacgtagataaatgtagtatattcactttctcaaatccaatttccggtgagtgagaaatagtggattaaagttgggcataattagcttttattaaagcttgaagttggagcttagggaataattaactagtgttaattatcccacattggaggattaacacatcttttaatgtgtataaattaagtgactttatgttacttaataattatagtggaccaagatgggtgaaagagcctacacgcgcgcacacgcgcgcgccgccgccgccgagcTCGTGCCCGcgctcgcggtcgcgggccgcgggccttgAGCCCGGGCctgatcccgatctcgatcttgatcttgatcttggacttggacttggatcttggcaattggtctttgggtggtctttgggcttggggcttggcccaaactattctttttggaccaccgccgagtcagcaatccaagtggcttgacacgtcgtcaagcgagacacagtcacggctgccacgtgagaaatccacacgctccacacacggatggcacactcctgccacacgctcgtaaccgtcggcggttacaaatctgccatgatgagccttcatggctgttgacccacagcagtggactgagcctataaataggctagccactccATGCATTACAATATATCATTCACAAGCATTACAGCATtacagcataagctctctctctctctgcattgtctttctgtcgaagctctgtcCTCTCCTACattcagttcgccggagttctactgattgcggtgctgcatcaatagagacgtagccgttttacctttggggaggacacgccaaaccgaagagcactaccggggcgtatctcgtcttgcgggaagaggcctcctcgactcggctcaaacattattcacggttactgtttcgtttttacatttgtaatctcattctagttcagtttcctcttttgtattccttcttttgggttgtattacgcccggcttttatctcttgtaatccccagaaaccaacatttTAATCAACCGCAGCATAACAATAGAGAAACTATAGATAAGGAACCAATAAATAAACTCACAAAACTGGTTAAAAAATAGCTTTTCCTATATATTAGTATAATCTAAGAACATCATTAGTGTAAGAATAGAGATGAAGTAACTAGATTCCTTAATCAAGCAAGGtgttattaaaataatattttaactaAATTAACTAGATTTTCAAATCAAAAGTTGGGTGACAAAGAGAAACCAACAAGAAGCAGAGAGTGGGAAGCAAACCTGAAGGCTGAAGACAAATGAGCAGAGTGAATACAAAGAGAGAGTGCTAGTACAATTTTTCTTGGCAGTGAGCCAAGAAAAATAGTGGTGGTCTAGAATGGATGGAGTGGCACAAAATTCAGGATTAGCTTTTGGAGGTTAGAATTCCAAACCACATCCGATCAATGGGATGGTCTTTGCCACACCCTTCTTGTGTGTTTCACACTCCTTTCCTTCATTATCCAGTGAGCaaaaatatccaaaaaaaaatcaacttgAATGTATACTAGCATATGCATACATATTAATtccatttttttcttgatttgagGTGTGCTAATTTTTTCTACCAATGCTTTGTCATTTTCCTATTAAGGATAATACAGTGTTTGAAGATTAGGTTGGTGGTATGCAGAATGCAGTCCCTGTCGTATGTTATCTACATGAACAAATTCAACTTGATTTGTGAGCAAACTTCATTTAATACATGTATTGTTATATTCCATGTGTTGAACGATTAGAATTGGGCCTCAATTTTGAAGAATTAGGAGTCGGACTAAATAATTGAGTAGCAAATAagagattaaaaaaatgaagataaGTTAAAATCTAGCTAAAAATGAAGGAGGTGAAAAGGAAAAAACTACATAGCAGTTTGCTAAGTTTCTTTAAAGCAGTTGTACCTTTCTGCACAACACAAAATGAATGTGTATATATCTCTACTTTACACGTGGTCAGATTACAATATGTTGCAAAAAAAACTGATTTGAgactaaaaaaacaaacaaatgatACAATGATCACTGTATTAAACCCCGGGTTTAGCTACACAGACATGCTGAGCTTACATTGTTCCGAACAGACATGTATCCAGAACTGAAGGCCGTAGCTGTGCCCGAAAATCTGACTTCGTAAAGACCATACGCTCCCCTGTTTCTCACCTATTTGAGTCGGGTGTTGAAACTAGCGGGACTGATTCAGCAGGCTCGGCTGGTGACACTCGGGTAGCTTCTTTCTTCAGCTTGTGGTTATTGTACGCTACTACCCCGGCAATTGCTGCAGTAAGACATTGGTTTTCATTCACAATTGAAAAAGAGCCTATTAGTTTACATAGTTGTGAACCAAACAAACAATGAGTGTTGAGTAACATAGTTTCACTTACGAGGAAGACAACATTAATGCATGCCAAAATATTTAACTAAAGTGGATTGAGTTAAAATGGAAATTTTTGTACTTACCAACAGCATAACCGAAGAGATTGATAGGTGTCAACGTCGTATCTGCAAAGATGAGTGCAGAGAGTAGAACTACGACCCAGTCCTTGACAACACCAGCCACACGAATGGTCAAAGCACTTGTATGTGAAATGACGAGAAACACCGAAATATTGAGTGCAAAAGTGCAGAGAGAATTTAGTGTGAGAATAAGGggttgtttgaagctccatgtGCCCCATGCATCCATCTTAGGCATCTCCAGGAAGATCCACGGGATTAACAAGCAAACAGCACTGGACAATTGACCAAATtatgtttaaaaaaatatgaaagaatTCCTCATTTAGAATTGAAAgggatattaaataaaaaattccaTCATCATGATAGTAGTATAATACTTGCCTGCAGGGGCTAACGTAGTACATCATGGAAATAGGATTTAGTTTTAATCCTTTCCTTTTCACAAAAATCTCCATGAATATCAGCCTTAGGGCTTCACCAACCACACCTCCCATTTGGTAAACGACACCAATCCAACTGATACTTATTTCTCCATAAGATGCTACGAGTACCCCGAAACTGATAACTGACATTATGAGAAGCATCCTAGTATTCATCACTTCAAGTCCTGCTATTACCCCAAGAATGAATACAGCAACTGGCACTGTAGTTGTAACCAAGTGTTAGGCAGTATTACTTGAAGAATATTGATAAAAGTTGTTTGCAAAATATGTTATGTTGATATCAAACTACTATTACACCATTAAATGAACATTCTCTTACTTATTGCTTTTAACATTTGAGCAAATGCAACCGATATGTAGAGGTAAGCAGTGTTCCCAAGCCAAAGTGTCATTGCAAACATCGCACCAATCGGCACAACAGACCATATGTATCTGCATATTCAGAGCAGAACATCGTTTGAAGAATTCAACAGAACATAGGAGTATTACAGTAAAACATGGGACTTCAAGATTAATGCAATATGACAGGTAGGTTTAGGATTTCCAAAGGatataaaacaaatactccgtaccaaattataaaaaaacaataattagAAGAATAAAATTGTAGATTTGTTTATTTCGCATATTACTCATTCTAATGATAAATTTCTGTGTTTTTTACCTGTACACAAAACTACAGAAGAAGTTCTGGACATTGTACAAAATCGAGAAAAAGAAATGTACCACAGCCATCAAAATCTAGAGAACTCACATATCCAAAGTCATCCCTTCCTCAACTTTCATGACCTGTAAAAATTGAGTAGAGTTTTAACACTATACAGTGTGAACTATCCAAATCAAGAAGCTTCGGTTGTGAATAATTACCTTGAGAACTTTGGTAACGAAAAAACATAGAGCAGATGAGAACACCATGTGAAGCAGCGTTAATCCAAGGGGATACGGGAAGTTCATTTCCTTTGATGACAAAACCCACTGCATTCGAAAAGGGTTGATCAAGAGGTTACACATACCAATGTATGTTCAAGCAAAACTACAGAACATATACATAATTTTTCTCCTCTCAGTCCAATATAAACAAATCCTAGAAAACAGTAAAATTTAGCCAACAACAGAAGGTATTCCGTACATGAGATGTCTGTCCATGCTAAGAATTGTAACAGTGGCATGCTTATAAGTATATTCAGTATGTGCATTGTTTATCTGATTGGCTATAAAATAGCAATGCAACACTCTGGAGTATACTTGTAGGAGTAGAAGCATGGCATGACAATGATGCCAATGAACCATGACTCAGGAGTATTTGATCATCGAATATCACTAGTATCTGTTCTTTTTAAAAGTCTAAGTACATCGAAATATACCGAAC is part of the Salvia splendens isolate huo1 chromosome 22, SspV2, whole genome shotgun sequence genome and encodes:
- the LOC121787196 gene encoding probable sugar phosphate/phosphate translocator At3g14410 isoform X1, encoding MADRYTNWMKEEFKTYAYILIYIALSSGQIFFNKWVLSSKEMNFPYPLGLTLLHMVFSSALCFFVTKVLKVMKVEEGMTLDIYIWSVVPIGAMFAMTLWLGNTAYLYISVAFAQMLKAIMPVAVFILGVIAGLEVMNTRMLLIMSVISFGVLVASYGEISISWIGVVYQMGGVVGEALRLIFMEIFVKRKGLKLNPISMMYYVSPCSAVCLLIPWIFLEMPKMDAWGTWSFKQPLILTLNSLCTFALNISVFLVISHTSALTIRVAGVVKDWVVVLLSALIFADTTLTPINLFGYAVAIAGVVAYNNHKLKKEATRVSPAEPAESVPLVSTPDSNR
- the LOC121787196 gene encoding probable sugar phosphate/phosphate translocator At3g14410 isoform X2; the protein is MNFPYPLGLTLLHMVFSSALCFFVTKVLKVMKVEEGMTLDIYIWSVVPIGAMFAMTLWLGNTAYLYISVAFAQMLKAIMPVAVFILGVIAGLEVMNTRMLLIMSVISFGVLVASYGEISISWIGVVYQMGGVVGEALRLIFMEIFVKRKGLKLNPISMMYYVSPCSAVCLLIPWIFLEMPKMDAWGTWSFKQPLILTLNSLCTFALNISVFLVISHTSALTIRVAGVVKDWVVVLLSALIFADTTLTPINLFGYAVAIAGVVAYNNHKLKKEATRVSPAEPAESVPLVSTPDSNR
- the LOC121787196 gene encoding probable sugar phosphate/phosphate translocator At3g14410 isoform X3, with amino-acid sequence MAVVHFFFSILYNVQNFFCSFVYRYIWSVVPIGAMFAMTLWLGNTAYLYISVAFAQMLKAIMPVAVFILGVIAGLEVMNTRMLLIMSVISFGVLVASYGEISISWIGVVYQMGGVVGEALRLIFMEIFVKRKGLKLNPISMMYYVSPCSAVCLLIPWIFLEMPKMDAWGTWSFKQPLILTLNSLCTFALNISVFLVISHTSALTIRVAGVVKDWVVVLLSALIFADTTLTPINLFGYAVAIAGVVAYNNHKLKKEATRVSPAEPAESVPLVSTPDSNR